Within the Nitrospirota bacterium genome, the region TATGCCGTGGGCATTCCCACCTCGGACATCTGGGCGGCGCATGTGGAAGCCAAGCGTACCTTAGTCGAACATGTGAATCGGGAGTCGAACGCGGGCTTCGATCGCGAGGTGTTGACGATCGGATTCGCCCGTCGATTCGCAGCCTACAAACGTGCCGGTCTGATTTTTCAGGATCTCGACCGGCTCAAAAAGATTGCTCGAGAGGTCGGGCCGATCCAGATCGTCTTTGCCGGCAAGGCGCATCCGCACGATCGCGATGGCAAGGACCTGATCGCGCACATCCATGAGATGGGTGATGCGCTGCAGGGCGTGGTCGCGGTGTCCTATCTGACCAATTACGACATGGAGGTGGCCAAGATGCTCTGTGCCGGTGTCGATGTGTGGCTCAATACACCGTTGCCGCCGATGGAGGCATCAGGGACGAGCGGGATGAAGGCGGCGATGAACGGGGTCCCGAGCCTGAGCGTGCTGGACGGCTGGTGGATCGAGGGCCATCTCGAAGGTGTAACCGGCTGGTCGATCGGCGATCGGGTGGAGGCCTGCCTGGAGCCTCAGTCCGGGATGGACGCCTGTCACGCAGCGGAACTTTATAGAAAATTGGAAGAGAAGGTCTTGCCCTGTTTTTATAAGGAGCAAGAACGCTTTATCGAGATCATGCGGCACGCGATTGCATTGAACGGAGCGTTTTTCAATACGCAGCGCATGGTCGCACAGTATCTCCACGATGCCTATCGATTGGGGCAAGCGCCTGTGCAGCAGAGCCCGGGGTCGGCATGAGCCCCTCACATGGTTTCATCTTGACCATCAATGGCGGATCGTCGAGCCTCAAGTGTTCGCTCTTCCAAGTTGCTCCTCCTCTCACTCGTGTGGTGTCCTGCCTGGCCGATCGAATCGGGTTTCCGGAGGCAACGCTGACCCTTACGGACGTGGCCAGCGGTAACAGCGAGCGCAGGACGATCCAGGCCGCGCATCACAAGGATTGTGTCGATCCGCTCATCGCCTGGCTGAAGCAGAAGATCACGATCACAGACCTTGTGGCCATCGGGCATCGCGTGGTGCACGGAGGACAACGTTATCGCGAGCCGCAGCGCCTCACTCCGGAAATCATGGGTGAACTGCGCCGGCTCAGTCCCTACGATCCGGAACATCTGCCTGCCGAGATCGAGCTGATCGAGACGTTTGGCGCGCGCTATCCAGCGCTCCCGCAAGTCGCTTGCTTCGACACTGCCTTTCACCGCGACATGCCGCGTGTCGCACGTCTCTTGCCCATTCCCAGACGATACGAGGCCACCGGTGTGCAGCGCTATGGGTTTCACGGCCTGTCCTATGCCTACTTGATGGAGGAACTCAGGCGTCTTGCGCCTCATGAGGCGCAGGGTCTGGTCATCCTGGCTCATCTAGGAAATGGGGCGAGCATGGCGGCGGTGCGCGGGGGCAAGAGCATTGATACGAGCATGGGATTTACGCCCACAGCGGGGTTGCCGATGAGCACTCGTTCAGGCGATCTCGACCCGGGGCTCGTGTCCTATTTGTCGAGAACGGAAGGCATGACCGTGGAGCAGTTCCATACGATGGTCAATCAGCAATCGGGGTTGCTTGGGGTCTCGGAGACCAGTTCAGACCTGCGGGACCTCTTGGCCAGTGAAAGCCACGATTCACGTGCGGCTGAAGCCGTGGCACTCTTCTGCTACCAGGCCAAGAAGTGGATCGGCTCATTTGCCGCTGCCTTGGGCGGGCTTGATACGCTGGTTTTCAGCGGCGGTATCGGTGAGAACTCGTCGGTTATCCGATCGCGCATCTGTGAGGGACTGGAGTTCCTCGGCGTCGCAGTGGATGAGGCTTCCAACAGAGCGGGCGCCTCAGTCATTTCGAAGGAGGGCAGCGGCGTCACCGTTCGTATGATCCCTACGGATGAAGAAAGTCAGATTGCCCGTTCCGTCCTTCAACTGCTGGACGAGACGTAGGGGCCGTAACGTGGAAGAGTCAGCCGCCTAGTTTAGCATGACGAGGAATCAATGAATCAGACCAAGAAGAAACCGCTGAGCTCAGACCTGCTCGGAAATATGCACGCCTATTGGCGAGCGGCGAATTATCTCTCCGTGGGGCAGATTTATCTCTACGGCAATCCCTTGCTGAAGAAGCCGCTCACGCTGGCCCATATCAAGCCGCGCTTGCTCGGCCACTGGGGTACGACGCCGGGGCTGAACTTCGTCTATGTCCATTTGAACCGTATCATTAAGAGATACGATTTGAACGTCATGTATGTCACAGGGCCGGGCCATGGTGGACCGGGGCTCGTGGCGAACGCCTATTTGGAGGGCACCTATAGCGAGGTCTATCCGAGCATCTCGCAAGATGAACAGGGGATGAAGCGGCTCTTCACCCAGTTCTCGTTTCCCGGCGGCATTCCGAGTCACGTCTCACCGGAGACACCGGGGTCTATCCACGAGGGCGGCGAGTTGGGGTATTCGCTCTCGCATGCGTTCGGCGCGGTGTTCGACAATCCGGATCTGCTCGTCGCCTGTGTCGTGGGCGATGGGGAAGCGGAAACCGGCCCGTTGGCGACCAGTTGGCATTCGAACAAGTTTCTGAACCCTGTGCACGACGGTGCCGTGCTGCCGATCCTGCATTTGAACGGGTACAAGATCGCCGGCCCCACGGTGCTGGCGAGGCTTCCGCACGACGAATTGGAATCGCTCTTCATCGGCTACGGCTACCGCCCCTATTTCGTCGAGGGCGATGAGCCGATGACCATGCATCAACAGATGGCTGCCACCCTCGACGCGGTCGTGGCTGACATCAAAAAGATTCAGCGCGACGCACGGACCAAAGGATTTAAAAAACGGTCTCGGTGGCCGATGATCGTCCTGCGTTCACCGAAGGGCTGGACAGGGCCGAAGATCGTGGATGGGAAGCGGGCTGAAGGCACATTCCGTTCGCATCAAGTGCCGATGGGTGACATGGATAAGCCCGGTCACATCAGAATTCTTGAGCAGTGGATGAAGAGTTACAAACCGGAAGAACTCTTTGACAAGACCGGCACACTCATCCCTGAATTGGCGGATCTAGCACCGACCGGCCCCTTCCGCATGAGCGCCAATCCCCACGCCAACGGCGGTCTCTTGCTGCACGACCTGC harbors:
- a CDS encoding acetate/propionate family kinase: MSPSHGFILTINGGSSSLKCSLFQVAPPLTRVVSCLADRIGFPEATLTLTDVASGNSERRTIQAAHHKDCVDPLIAWLKQKITITDLVAIGHRVVHGGQRYREPQRLTPEIMGELRRLSPYDPEHLPAEIELIETFGARYPALPQVACFDTAFHRDMPRVARLLPIPRRYEATGVQRYGFHGLSYAYLMEELRRLAPHEAQGLVILAHLGNGASMAAVRGGKSIDTSMGFTPTAGLPMSTRSGDLDPGLVSYLSRTEGMTVEQFHTMVNQQSGLLGVSETSSDLRDLLASESHDSRAAEAVALFCYQAKKWIGSFAAALGGLDTLVFSGGIGENSSVIRSRICEGLEFLGVAVDEASNRAGASVISKEGSGVTVRMIPTDEESQIARSVLQLLDET